Genomic segment of Streptomyces sp. NA02950:
ACCCGCCGTGGGCCAGCGCTGCTCGCGCTGCCACCGCTCGTTCTCCAGCGCCAGCGCGCTCCACAGCTGATTGAGCGGATGGGAGGCGTCGTAGTGGTCGCGCTCCCCGCGGCGGGTGAAGGCGCCGAGCAGCACCTCGAGTCGGGGCCCGGTGTCATTGACCAGTTCCACGGCGCGCAGCTCCCGACCCTGGGCGACGCGCGGATCGCCCGCGGCGTCCGCCACCCCCTTGGTCACCAGCATGCAGCCGCGCAGCAGCCCCGAACGCAGCAGCTCGAAGCCGTAGTTGACGGTGTCGATCTCGGCGGCGATATGCAGCTTGCCGCGGTAGTCGGCGCCGAACCAGGTGTGCAGTACCCCGTTCATCAGCCCGCTCGCCGAGATCACCAGTGGGACGGTGCGCAGCTCACCGGCCTCGACCGTCGGGCCGGGCAGCTCCTCCTCGGGCAGATTGGTGAGCAGCGAGACACCGTTGCGGCGCCACTCCATCACATCGAAGTCGCCGAGCTCATGGTCACCGCCGGGCCTGGTCACCACACTGCCGCAGACCAGATCCACCTCCTTGGCGCGCAGTTTGGCCAGTACGTCGCGGGTGCGGACATGGCCGACCTTGAGCTCGATACCGCGCTGCCGGAACTCCTCGGCCACCCGCTCCCCGGCACCCGCCAGATAGCCGAGGGTGAAGCGGGTGGTGCCCACCATCAGCGTTCGGCCGAGCCGCCGCCGTGACTCGTGGATCCCCTCCAGCCAGTCGCCGAGCGTGTCGCGCGCCAATGCGACGAGGGTTTCCCCGGTGCCGGTGAACAGCACGTCCTTGCCGCGCCCCTGCTTGAGGACCAGCGGTTCGCCGCACAGCTCACGGAAGTTGCGGTTCATGGTGTCGAGCTGCTTCTGCACACTCGACTGCTCCCGTCCCAGAACACGCGCCGCGCCCAAGGCCGTTCCGGCCTCGTGGACCACGATCAGCGTACGGAGCTGGTCCATGGTGGTGTCCATCAATGCGAGCGGGCTCTGCAGAAGCCTGCTCCGGCCGCCCGCGGACGGCGGTCCGAGCGCACCCGATCTCGCCATGTTTTCCCCCGCTTTCACTGTCCATCCTTTTTTCAGGACTGACGAGTTTAGTCACGGATCCCGACGGTTACTCGGCCTCGATATGCCCACGAAAGGGGACGCCCGTTATGAGCGCGAAAGGGCCCGATGTACGGAAGGTCAGGGCCGGGCATCACACAGTCGAGATCAGCCGGCCCGGAAAAGTGCTCTTCCCCGATGACGGAATCACCAAGTCCGATCTTGTCGATCACTATCGCGCGGTCGCCCGGCTCATGGTGCCGCAATTGCGCGGGCGCCCATTGATGATGGAACGCCATCCGGACGGAATCGGCGGAAAGCCGCTGATGCAGAAGAATGCCCCCGATTACTTTCCGGACTGGGTGCGCCGGGCCGTGCTGCCGAAAGAAGGCGGCGAGGTCACCCATGTGGTGTGCGACGGCAGCGCCACCCTCGTCTACCTCGTCGACCAGGCGTGTATCACCCCGCACCGCTGGCTCTCCCGCGCCGACCGTCCCGACCACCCCGACCGGCTGGTCTTCGACCTCGATCCGCCCGGGGAGTCCGGTTTCGAGGCGGTGCGGTGGGCGGCCCGGCGGGTGTGCGCACTGCTCGGCGACATCGGACTGCCCGGACAGCTGATGACCACCGGCTCACGCGGCCTCCATGTCGTCGTCCGGCTCGACCGCGGCGCGGACTTCGACACGGTGCGGACCTTCGCCCGGGACACCGCCGAAGTACTGGCCGCCCGCCACCCCGACCGGCTGACCACGGAGACCCGCAAGGCCAACCGGCGTGGCCGGCTCTACCTGGACATCCA
This window contains:
- the ligD gene encoding non-homologous end-joining DNA ligase, with amino-acid sequence MSAKGPDVRKVRAGHHTVEISRPGKVLFPDDGITKSDLVDHYRAVARLMVPQLRGRPLMMERHPDGIGGKPLMQKNAPDYFPDWVRRAVLPKEGGEVTHVVCDGSATLVYLVDQACITPHRWLSRADRPDHPDRLVFDLDPPGESGFEAVRWAARRVCALLGDIGLPGQLMTTGSRGLHVVVRLDRGADFDTVRTFARDTAEVLAARHPDRLTTETRKANRRGRLYLDIQRNAYAQTAVAPYAVRSRPGAPVATPIDAEELDDPALTADRWTVRTIGERLENDPWAGTGARGRSLGAARRRLERLTADGG
- a CDS encoding LysR family transcriptional regulator, coding for MDTTMDQLRTLIVVHEAGTALGAARVLGREQSSVQKQLDTMNRNFRELCGEPLVLKQGRGKDVLFTGTGETLVALARDTLGDWLEGIHESRRRLGRTLMVGTTRFTLGYLAGAGERVAEEFRQRGIELKVGHVRTRDVLAKLRAKEVDLVCGSVVTRPGGDHELGDFDVMEWRRNGVSLLTNLPEEELPGPTVEAGELRTVPLVISASGLMNGVLHTWFGADYRGKLHIAAEIDTVNYGFELLRSGLLRGCMLVTKGVADAAGDPRVAQGRELRAVELVNDTGPRLEVLLGAFTRRGERDHYDASHPLNQLWSALALENERWQREQRWPTAGLEPDPFELANSWDPSES